The proteins below are encoded in one region of Scatophagus argus isolate fScaArg1 chromosome 24, fScaArg1.pri, whole genome shotgun sequence:
- the LOC124055234 gene encoding zinc finger protein 501-like: protein MSKVQTLRAFVNQRLTLAAEEIFELFERTIADYEEEVCRQRKLLDAVLQPEVRLHRADVELRSVSEGEDPPERQDWSPSLVQEDPPELPHIKEEQEELWTGQEGEQLRGPEEADVMEATFTPVSVKSEEDDEEKPQSSQLHQRQTEEMKTEADGEDCGGPEPARSSDPDTQPDTDHKSSTSSDCETDDSCDWEDSREPRSGLNPLQDNEGHQQKHNGLQTGEKPFSCSVCGRRYLRKKSLRDHMRLHSEGKYFSCSVCQKTFQWRKHLVRHMRVHTGEKPFSCSVCKASFKVSSNLSQHMWIHTEEKSFSCSVCGRKFSQKPALRQHMRIHAGEKPFSCSVCGRSYHRKDTLTDHMRLHSEGRRFSCSVCQKKFQWRGDVVTHMRVHTGEKPFSCSVCGRKFSQKGHLREHMRIHTGEKPFSCSACDKRFTRHHHLKHHKCVGESSRSK, encoded by the exons ATGTCTAAAGTCCAAACGCTGAGAGCTTTTGTCAACCAGCGACTCACTTTGGCCGCTGAAGAGATTTTTGAGCTGTTTGAAAGAACGATAGCAGACTACGAGGAGGAAGTTTGTCGACAACGCAAACTACTGGACGCTGTTCTCCAGCCTGAAGTCCGCTTACACAGAGCCG ACGTGGAGCTGCGGTCGGTGAGTGAAGGAGAGGATCCCCCTGAGCGGCAGGACTGGAGCCCCAGTCTGGTCCAGGAGGATCCACCAGAGCTGCCAcacattaaagaggaacaggaggaactGTGGACCGgtcaggagggagagcagcttCGAGGGCCGGAGGAGGCTGATGTCATGGAGGCCACGTTCACTCCTGtctctgtgaagagtgaagaagaCGATGAAGAGAAACCTCAGTCCTCTCAGCTTcatcaaagacagactgaagagatgaaaacagaagctgatggaGAGGACTGTGGAGGACCAGAACCAGCCAGGAGCTCAGATCCAGATACCCAACCAGATACTGACCACAAGAGTTCAACCTCCTCTGACTGTGAGACTGATGACAGCTGTGACtgggaggacagcagagaaCCTCGGTCAGGTTTAAACCCTCTGCAGGACAATGAAGgacatcagcagaaacacaatggactccaaacaggagagaaaccatttagctgctcagtttgtggtAGAAGATACCTCAGGAAGAAATCGTTAAGGGATCACATGAGGCTTCATTCAGaaggaaaatatttcagctgctcagtttgtcaAAAAACTTTTCAGTGGAGGAAACATCTTGTGCGGCACATGAGAGTCCACACGGGGGAAAAacctttcagctgctcagtttgtaaaGCAAGTTTCAAAGTCAGCAGCAATTTGTCCCAACACATGTGGATCCACACTGAGGAAAAATCATTTAGTTGCTCCGTTTGTGGAAGAAAATTTTCACAAAAGCCAGCTCTGAGACAACACATGAGAATCCACGCAGGAGAGAAacctttcagctgctcagtttgtggtAGAAGTTACCACAGGAAGGACACGTTAACGGATCACATGAGGCTTCATTCAGAAGGAAGACGAtttagctgctcagtttgtcagAAAAAATTTCAGTGGAGAGGAGATGTTGTGACACACATGAGAGTCCACACTGGAGAAAAACCCTTCAGCTGTTCTGTCTGTGGAAGAAAATTTTCACAAAAGGGACACTTGAGAGAGCACATGAGAATCCACACTGGAGAGAAACCTTTCAGCTGTTCTGCCTGTGATAAAAGATTCACTCGGCATCATCACTTAAAACATCACAAGTGTGTcggtgagagcagcaggagtaaatga